Below is a genomic region from Oligoflexia bacterium.
AGACAAAGATAATCCATCGACTAATTGAGACGCATAACCTGCTCTTTTATTTCCAGCTTTTGCGTCAATAAAAACTTTTTCTAAATCATCTAATGCAGGTCCACACAAAACTTCCCCTGTCGGGCTAAATCGACTACCATGACAAGGGCAATCCCAAGTTTTTTCTGCTTTATTCCAATGCACAATTCCGCCAAGGTGCGGACAAACAGGAGAAAATACATGCAAGTGCTTAGTATCATCGCGATATACAGCAATTTTATCACCCTGCCTATCAACTATTTTTCCTTCACCTGAAGCAACACAATCAACGGCATCGACTTGAGTATCATCATTAATCTCAGCATCGGTTTCAGCCATTCGATCAGAAACCATACGCCTAGCCACATTTGCATTCTCACGGGTAAACTTATTAAATGATGAAAAAAGTTTTACTCTTGAGGGGTCATACAGTTCTTTTAATTCATTTTCTTTATTTAAGATAAGATCACTCATAAGTTTTGCACTCATCGTAGCGTTAGTTAATCCAACTCCAGCAAAACCAGTTGCTGTGAAAGTATTTTTTGTAAAAGGAATTTTACCTACATACGGAAGACCATCGACAGATTCAAATACTTCATCTCCCCAATAGAATTGTATATCTTCAACTTCAAATCTTTGTTTGATATATTCTTCAAGTAGTAAGTAACGTTCATATGTATTAACTTCTTGACCTGTTTTATGATCGCATCCACCGATAATCCACAATTTATCGTCAGGGTTACCAACTTGTCGCATGTAAAAATAGGGATCATTCATATCCCAATAAAGACCAGGAGACGGCGGATTTTTTAGGCGTACTGCAAGTACATATGAAAAATATGGAGCCAATCTAGACTGCAGTGATATGTATCGACCAATGGGAGTATGTGTAGCCAAGATCAGCTGAGAACAAACAACTTCACCTCTGTTTGTTTGAAGACGACACTTTTCTCCATCATCAATCTTATGGACTCTGGTATTTTCAAATAGGTAACTTTCGTTACCAGTAATTTTATCTGCAATGCCATAAAGATACTTTAAAGCATGAAATTGTGCTTGCCCTTGAAATCGAATTGCACCCTCAAACGTAAACGGGAGGTTTAACTCACCAGTTAACTGACAATCAAAACCAAGTAGTTGTGCAATTTCAGCTTGATCAACAAGTTCCTCATTCTGTTTACTTGTTTCTGCAAATTGAAAACTATCTACGCGTTTAAATTCACAATTTATTTTATAACGCTGAGTTATATTTTCGATTTGATTTATAGCCTGAATTAACGAATTTACCGCCAATCGACTATTATCTTCACCAAAATGAGATAC
It encodes:
- a CDS encoding FAD-dependent oxidoreductase, with the protein product MMKRFGVHKSVWKKDVSREPQPSLERDIDCDVVVVGAGITGLTTALYLKEAGLRVVVLDEHEVGAGTSGATTGHITAVPDIKLKTLVSHFGEDNSRLAVNSLIQAINQIENITQRYKINCEFKRVDSFQFAETSKQNEELVDQAEIAQLLGFDCQLTGELNLPFTFEGAIRFQGQAQFHALKYLYGIADKITGNESYLFENTRVHKIDDGEKCRLQTNRGEVVCSQLILATHTPIGRYISLQSRLAPYFSYVLAVRLKNPPSPGLYWDMNDPYFYMRQVGNPDDKLWIIGGCDHKTGQEVNTYERYLLLEEYIKQRFEVEDIQFYWGDEVFESVDGLPYVGKIPFTKNTFTATGFAGVGLTNATMSAKLMSDLILNKENELKELYDPSRVKLFSSFNKFTRENANVARRMVSDRMAETDAEINDDTQVDAVDCVASGEGKIVDRQGDKIAVYRDDTKHLHVFSPVCPHLGGIVHWNKAEKTWDCPCHGSRFSPTGEVLCGPALDDLEKVFIDAKAGNKRAGYASQLVDGLSLSCLI